The following coding sequences lie in one Arachis ipaensis cultivar K30076 chromosome B03, Araip1.1, whole genome shotgun sequence genomic window:
- the LOC107634037 gene encoding uncharacterized protein LOC107634037: MVFDKIANVKNAKEAWNTLKLSYKGVDKSQKTKLQSLRREYERYEMSSSETVEQYFTRVTDLVNKMRVYGEDMPDSKVMEKILRTMPMKYDHVVTTILESHDMDTMTIAELQGTMESHISRILEKSEKSTKEALKSRVNLNNVAESSHTQVGRGRGFNFQSRGRGSFRGRGRGNYNQGSYNNFTPPNQGRGGTNFRPVNRGRGRGNFYQERTNFNCFYCGKYGHKAADCRFKMVNNNQAHVAENQHHNIDNNSGTQTLFFTSNSCAEDENIWYLDNACSNHMSGRKELFSSLDDSIKLLLKFDNSTKTPIEGKGHIPIRLKDGSLSYIYDIFYAPELDYNLLSMGQLSEKDIR, from the coding sequence ATGGTGTTTGACAAAATAGCAAATGTCAAAAATGCAAAAGAAGCATGGAACACGTTGAAACTGTCATACAAAGGCGTAGATAAATCTCAGAAAACAAAGCTACAGTCTTTGAGAAGAGAATATGAAAGGTACGAGATGTCTAGCTCAGAAACTGTTGAGCAATATTTTACTCGTGTTACAGACCTTGTCAATAAGATGAGAGTCTATGGAGAAGATATGCCCGATAGCAAAGTGATGGAGAAAATTCTTCGCACCATGCCGATGAAGTATGACCATGTGGTGACTACGATACTAGAGTCCCACGATATGGACACCATGACGATTGCAGAGTTGCAAGGAACCATGGAAAGCCACATCAGCAGAATATTGGAGAAGTCAGAAAAATCAACTAAGGAAGCCCTGAAAAGTCGAGTGAATTTAAACAATGTTGCAGAATCAAGTCATACACAAGTAGGACGAGGTCGTGGTTTTAATTTTCAAAGTAGAGgcagaggaagtttcagaggtagaggtcgtggcaattacaaccaaggaagTTATAATAATTTTACACCACCTAATCAAGGAAGAGGTGGAACGAATTTCAGGCCTGTCAACCGAGGAAGAGGTCGAGGCAATTTTTATCAAGAAAGAACCAATTTCAATTGCTTTTATTGTGGAAAGTATGGACATAAAGCAGCAGATTGTAGATTCAAAATGGTGAATAACAATCAAGCACACGTTGCAGAAAATCAGCATCATAATATTGATAATAATTCGGGTACTCAAACTTTATTTTTTACAAGTAATTCATGTGCTGAAGATGAAAATATAtggtacttggataatgcttgcaGTAATCATATGTCTGGTAGAAAggagttattttcttctctagatgattcaattaaattattattgaagTTTGATAACAGTACAAAGACCCCTATTGAAGGAAAAGGGCACATACCAATTAGATTGAAGGATGGTTCTCTGAGTtatatttatgatattttttatgcTCCTGAACTTGACTACAATTTACTGAGTATGGGGCAATTATCTGAAAAGGATATAAGATGA
- the LOC107632148 gene encoding HBS1-like protein isoform X2, which yields MTSCDICGVIRRDFVNTGTSNIKQTVEDISKTSGASKLARSLFASLPKQNPKEVVLLPKQDDGFQTDASNLCKHGNVQGEFHECHKAFNTKSHSHLNIAPFKFDVPSPDDVVYTGLRSSKTASKDKIMNNDHSVQSNVESLENLTSLMQKGRQDRSAESKLSKKPAVHLETSDKTSNVNKKNGTLDIRSSKGKAGSSSAMPEVKGSDAINFSSIKDGKSESLSSSFNKIAVDVRSGSSDNTNSKGSRPQVSYKPEKWMLPQQAEDTLTQLNLAIVGHVDSGKSTLSGRLLHLLGRISQKQMHKFEKEAKIQGKGSFAYAWALDESSEERERGITMTVAVAYFDTKKYHVVVLDSPGHKDFVPNMISGATQADAAILVIDASRGSFEAGMDGGKGQTREHAQLIRSFGVDQVIVAVNKMDTVAYAKDRFDYIRQQLGMFLRTCGFKDSCVSWIPMSAMENQNLVASPSDASFKSWYNGPYLLDAIDSLPPPTREYLKPLLMPICDVIKSPTLGQVSACGKLEAGALRSGSKVLVMPAAVMGTVRSLERDSNACSVARAGDNVSVTLQGVDGSNVIAGGVLCHPDFPVAVSNHLELKVLVLDGASPVLMGSQLEFHIHHAKEPARVSRISSILDPKTGKVTKKSPRCLTAKQSAVIEVTLQEPVCVVDVSICKALGRVSLRSSGRTIAVGLVTRIIEELH from the exons ATGACATCTTGTGATATTTGTGGTGTTATACGCCGTGACTTTGTTAACACTGGTACATCCAATATTAAACAAACAG TTGAAGACATAAGCAAAACATCTGGAGCATCCAAGTTGGCCAGGTCTCTTTTTGCTTCATTACCAAAACAGAATCCAAAAGAGGTTGTATTACTTCCCAAGCAGGATGATGGTTTTCAGACAGATGCCAGTAACTTGTGCAAGCATGGGAATGTTCAAGGAGAATTTCATGAATGTCATAAGGCTTTTAATACTAAAAGCCATTCCCATTTAAACATAG CTCCTTTCAAGTTTGATGTTCCATCCCCTGATGATGTAGTGTATACTGGTCTACGTTCTTCCAAAACAGCTTCAAAAG acaaaattatgaataatgaccATTCTGTTCAATCAAATGTTGAAAGTTTAGAGAATTTAACATCACTAATGCAAAAGGGTAGGCAGGATAGGTCAGCTGAGAGCAAACTTTCAAAGAAGCCAGCAGTTCATCTGGAAACTAGTGATAAAACTTCAAATGTGAATAAGAAAAATGGTACACTTGATATTCGCTCAAGCAAAGGAAAGGCTGGTAGTTCATCTGCAATGCCTGAAGTCAAAGGTAGTGATGCAATTAATTTCTCTTCTATCAAAGACGGAAAATCCGAAAGTCTTTCCAGCAGTTTCAACAAAATAGCTGTGGACGTAAGATCTGGGAGTTCAGATAATACTAACTCTAAGGGATCTCGTCCACAAGTTTCTTACAAACCTGAAAAATGGATGCTACCTCAACAAGCTGAAGATACGTTGACTCAGCTGAATCTTGCAATT GTTGGACATGTTGATTCTGGGAAATCAACACTCTCAGGTAGGTTACTTCACCTATTGGGACGGATTTCCCAAAAACAAATGCACAAATTTGAAAAGGAGGCCAAAATACAG GGCAAAGGATCCTTTGCTTATGCTTGGGCACTTGATGAAAGCTCTGAAGAAAGGGAAAGGGGAATAACTATGACAGTGGCTGTTGCTTATTTTGACACTAAGAAATATCATGTTGTGGTTCTTGACTCCCCTGGGCATAAAGATTTTGTGCCAAACATGATTTCTGGAGCAACACAGGCTGATGCTGCAATTCTTGTCATAGATGCTTCACGTGGTTCATTTGAAGCTGGTATGGATGGTGGCAAGGGACAAACTAGGGAGCATGCACAACTTATTAGAAGCTTTGGTGTTGACCAGGTTATAGTTGCAGTGAATAAGATGGATACAGTAGCGTATGCCAAAGATCGATTTGATTATATAAGACAGCAGTTGGGAATGTTTCTGCGCACTTGTGGTTTCAAAGATTCTTGTGTGTCATGGATTCCTATGAGTGCAATGGAAAATCAAAATTTGGTCGCATCCCCTTCTGACGCTAGTTTTAAAAGCTG GTATAACGGACCATATTTGTTAGATGCAATTGACTCACTTCCACCACCTACTAGAGAATACTTGAAACCTCTGCTAATGCCAATATGTGATGTCATCAAATCACCCACACTTGGACAGGTGTCTGCTTGTGGTAAACTGGAAGCAGGAGCTCTTCGGAGTGGATCAAAG GTCTTAGTTATGCCTGCAGCCGTCATGGGAACAGTACGCTCATTGGAGCGTGACTCTAATGCCTGCAGTGTTGCAAGGGCCGGAGATAATGTATCTGTAACATTGCAAGGTGTTGATGGAAGTAATGTGATTGCAGGAGGTGTGTTATGCCATCCTGACTTTCCTGTTGCAGTTTCTAATCATTTGGAGTTGAAAGTGCTTGTTTTGGATGGTGCAAGCCCTGTATTGATGGGTTCTCAG TTGGAGTTTCATATACACCATGCAAAGGAGCCTGCAAGGGTTTCAAGAATATCATCAATACTTGATCCAAAGACTGGTAAGGTGACCAAAAAGTCACCTCGCTGTCTCACTGCAAAGCAAAGTGCAGTAATTGAG GTAACTTTGCAGGAGCCAGTTTGTGTAGTAGATGTCTCAATTTGTAAAGCTCTTGGCAGGGTATCCCTAAGATCTTCAGGTAGAACAATCGCTGTGGGACTTGTGACGAGAATAATTGAAGAGCTACACTAG
- the LOC107632148 gene encoding HBS1-like protein isoform X3, which yields MPRKVNYGLDYDDDYGDEYDDYDDYYEDYGEVPETKQETPRPPGVWRCTICTYDNDESMTSCDICGVIRRDFVNTGTSNIKQTAPFKFDVPSPDDVVYTGLRSSKTASKDKIMNNDHSVQSNVESLENLTSLMQKGRQDRSAESKLSKKPAVHLETSDKTSNVNKKNGTLDIRSSKGKAGSSSAMPEVKGSDAINFSSIKDGKSESLSSSFNKIAVDVRSGSSDNTNSKGSRPQVSYKPEKWMLPQQAEDTLTQLNLAIVGHVDSGKSTLSGRLLHLLGRISQKQMHKFEKEAKIQGKGSFAYAWALDESSEERERGITMTVAVAYFDTKKYHVVVLDSPGHKDFVPNMISGATQADAAILVIDASRGSFEAGMDGGKGQTREHAQLIRSFGVDQVIVAVNKMDTVAYAKDRFDYIRQQLGMFLRTCGFKDSCVSWIPMSAMENQNLVASPSDASFKSWYNGPYLLDAIDSLPPPTREYLKPLLMPICDVIKSPTLGQVSACGKLEAGALRSGSKVLVMPAAVMGTVRSLERDSNACSVARAGDNVSVTLQGVDGSNVIAGGVLCHPDFPVAVSNHLELKVLVLDGASPVLMGSQLEFHIHHAKEPARVSRISSILDPKTGKVTKKSPRCLTAKQSAVIEVTLQEPVCVVDVSICKALGRVSLRSSGRTIAVGLVTRIIEELH from the exons ATGCCTCGTAAGGTAAACTACGGACTCGATTACGACGATGATTATGGCGATGAATATGACGACTATGATGATTATTATGAAGACTATG GAGAGGTACCTGAAACAAAGCAAGAGACACCGAGACCTCCTGGGGTTTGGCGATGCACCATTTGCACGTATGACAATGATGAGAGTATGACATCTTGTGATATTTGTGGTGTTATACGCCGTGACTTTGTTAACACTGGTACATCCAATATTAAACAAACAG CTCCTTTCAAGTTTGATGTTCCATCCCCTGATGATGTAGTGTATACTGGTCTACGTTCTTCCAAAACAGCTTCAAAAG acaaaattatgaataatgaccATTCTGTTCAATCAAATGTTGAAAGTTTAGAGAATTTAACATCACTAATGCAAAAGGGTAGGCAGGATAGGTCAGCTGAGAGCAAACTTTCAAAGAAGCCAGCAGTTCATCTGGAAACTAGTGATAAAACTTCAAATGTGAATAAGAAAAATGGTACACTTGATATTCGCTCAAGCAAAGGAAAGGCTGGTAGTTCATCTGCAATGCCTGAAGTCAAAGGTAGTGATGCAATTAATTTCTCTTCTATCAAAGACGGAAAATCCGAAAGTCTTTCCAGCAGTTTCAACAAAATAGCTGTGGACGTAAGATCTGGGAGTTCAGATAATACTAACTCTAAGGGATCTCGTCCACAAGTTTCTTACAAACCTGAAAAATGGATGCTACCTCAACAAGCTGAAGATACGTTGACTCAGCTGAATCTTGCAATT GTTGGACATGTTGATTCTGGGAAATCAACACTCTCAGGTAGGTTACTTCACCTATTGGGACGGATTTCCCAAAAACAAATGCACAAATTTGAAAAGGAGGCCAAAATACAG GGCAAAGGATCCTTTGCTTATGCTTGGGCACTTGATGAAAGCTCTGAAGAAAGGGAAAGGGGAATAACTATGACAGTGGCTGTTGCTTATTTTGACACTAAGAAATATCATGTTGTGGTTCTTGACTCCCCTGGGCATAAAGATTTTGTGCCAAACATGATTTCTGGAGCAACACAGGCTGATGCTGCAATTCTTGTCATAGATGCTTCACGTGGTTCATTTGAAGCTGGTATGGATGGTGGCAAGGGACAAACTAGGGAGCATGCACAACTTATTAGAAGCTTTGGTGTTGACCAGGTTATAGTTGCAGTGAATAAGATGGATACAGTAGCGTATGCCAAAGATCGATTTGATTATATAAGACAGCAGTTGGGAATGTTTCTGCGCACTTGTGGTTTCAAAGATTCTTGTGTGTCATGGATTCCTATGAGTGCAATGGAAAATCAAAATTTGGTCGCATCCCCTTCTGACGCTAGTTTTAAAAGCTG GTATAACGGACCATATTTGTTAGATGCAATTGACTCACTTCCACCACCTACTAGAGAATACTTGAAACCTCTGCTAATGCCAATATGTGATGTCATCAAATCACCCACACTTGGACAGGTGTCTGCTTGTGGTAAACTGGAAGCAGGAGCTCTTCGGAGTGGATCAAAG GTCTTAGTTATGCCTGCAGCCGTCATGGGAACAGTACGCTCATTGGAGCGTGACTCTAATGCCTGCAGTGTTGCAAGGGCCGGAGATAATGTATCTGTAACATTGCAAGGTGTTGATGGAAGTAATGTGATTGCAGGAGGTGTGTTATGCCATCCTGACTTTCCTGTTGCAGTTTCTAATCATTTGGAGTTGAAAGTGCTTGTTTTGGATGGTGCAAGCCCTGTATTGATGGGTTCTCAG TTGGAGTTTCATATACACCATGCAAAGGAGCCTGCAAGGGTTTCAAGAATATCATCAATACTTGATCCAAAGACTGGTAAGGTGACCAAAAAGTCACCTCGCTGTCTCACTGCAAAGCAAAGTGCAGTAATTGAG GTAACTTTGCAGGAGCCAGTTTGTGTAGTAGATGTCTCAATTTGTAAAGCTCTTGGCAGGGTATCCCTAAGATCTTCAGGTAGAACAATCGCTGTGGGACTTGTGACGAGAATAATTGAAGAGCTACACTAG
- the LOC107632148 gene encoding HBS1-like protein isoform X1 yields MPRKVNYGLDYDDDYGDEYDDYDDYYEDYGEVPETKQETPRPPGVWRCTICTYDNDESMTSCDICGVIRRDFVNTGTSNIKQTVEDISKTSGASKLARSLFASLPKQNPKEVVLLPKQDDGFQTDASNLCKHGNVQGEFHECHKAFNTKSHSHLNIAPFKFDVPSPDDVVYTGLRSSKTASKDKIMNNDHSVQSNVESLENLTSLMQKGRQDRSAESKLSKKPAVHLETSDKTSNVNKKNGTLDIRSSKGKAGSSSAMPEVKGSDAINFSSIKDGKSESLSSSFNKIAVDVRSGSSDNTNSKGSRPQVSYKPEKWMLPQQAEDTLTQLNLAIVGHVDSGKSTLSGRLLHLLGRISQKQMHKFEKEAKIQGKGSFAYAWALDESSEERERGITMTVAVAYFDTKKYHVVVLDSPGHKDFVPNMISGATQADAAILVIDASRGSFEAGMDGGKGQTREHAQLIRSFGVDQVIVAVNKMDTVAYAKDRFDYIRQQLGMFLRTCGFKDSCVSWIPMSAMENQNLVASPSDASFKSWYNGPYLLDAIDSLPPPTREYLKPLLMPICDVIKSPTLGQVSACGKLEAGALRSGSKVLVMPAAVMGTVRSLERDSNACSVARAGDNVSVTLQGVDGSNVIAGGVLCHPDFPVAVSNHLELKVLVLDGASPVLMGSQLEFHIHHAKEPARVSRISSILDPKTGKVTKKSPRCLTAKQSAVIEVTLQEPVCVVDVSICKALGRVSLRSSGRTIAVGLVTRIIEELH; encoded by the exons ATGCCTCGTAAGGTAAACTACGGACTCGATTACGACGATGATTATGGCGATGAATATGACGACTATGATGATTATTATGAAGACTATG GAGAGGTACCTGAAACAAAGCAAGAGACACCGAGACCTCCTGGGGTTTGGCGATGCACCATTTGCACGTATGACAATGATGAGAGTATGACATCTTGTGATATTTGTGGTGTTATACGCCGTGACTTTGTTAACACTGGTACATCCAATATTAAACAAACAG TTGAAGACATAAGCAAAACATCTGGAGCATCCAAGTTGGCCAGGTCTCTTTTTGCTTCATTACCAAAACAGAATCCAAAAGAGGTTGTATTACTTCCCAAGCAGGATGATGGTTTTCAGACAGATGCCAGTAACTTGTGCAAGCATGGGAATGTTCAAGGAGAATTTCATGAATGTCATAAGGCTTTTAATACTAAAAGCCATTCCCATTTAAACATAG CTCCTTTCAAGTTTGATGTTCCATCCCCTGATGATGTAGTGTATACTGGTCTACGTTCTTCCAAAACAGCTTCAAAAG acaaaattatgaataatgaccATTCTGTTCAATCAAATGTTGAAAGTTTAGAGAATTTAACATCACTAATGCAAAAGGGTAGGCAGGATAGGTCAGCTGAGAGCAAACTTTCAAAGAAGCCAGCAGTTCATCTGGAAACTAGTGATAAAACTTCAAATGTGAATAAGAAAAATGGTACACTTGATATTCGCTCAAGCAAAGGAAAGGCTGGTAGTTCATCTGCAATGCCTGAAGTCAAAGGTAGTGATGCAATTAATTTCTCTTCTATCAAAGACGGAAAATCCGAAAGTCTTTCCAGCAGTTTCAACAAAATAGCTGTGGACGTAAGATCTGGGAGTTCAGATAATACTAACTCTAAGGGATCTCGTCCACAAGTTTCTTACAAACCTGAAAAATGGATGCTACCTCAACAAGCTGAAGATACGTTGACTCAGCTGAATCTTGCAATT GTTGGACATGTTGATTCTGGGAAATCAACACTCTCAGGTAGGTTACTTCACCTATTGGGACGGATTTCCCAAAAACAAATGCACAAATTTGAAAAGGAGGCCAAAATACAG GGCAAAGGATCCTTTGCTTATGCTTGGGCACTTGATGAAAGCTCTGAAGAAAGGGAAAGGGGAATAACTATGACAGTGGCTGTTGCTTATTTTGACACTAAGAAATATCATGTTGTGGTTCTTGACTCCCCTGGGCATAAAGATTTTGTGCCAAACATGATTTCTGGAGCAACACAGGCTGATGCTGCAATTCTTGTCATAGATGCTTCACGTGGTTCATTTGAAGCTGGTATGGATGGTGGCAAGGGACAAACTAGGGAGCATGCACAACTTATTAGAAGCTTTGGTGTTGACCAGGTTATAGTTGCAGTGAATAAGATGGATACAGTAGCGTATGCCAAAGATCGATTTGATTATATAAGACAGCAGTTGGGAATGTTTCTGCGCACTTGTGGTTTCAAAGATTCTTGTGTGTCATGGATTCCTATGAGTGCAATGGAAAATCAAAATTTGGTCGCATCCCCTTCTGACGCTAGTTTTAAAAGCTG GTATAACGGACCATATTTGTTAGATGCAATTGACTCACTTCCACCACCTACTAGAGAATACTTGAAACCTCTGCTAATGCCAATATGTGATGTCATCAAATCACCCACACTTGGACAGGTGTCTGCTTGTGGTAAACTGGAAGCAGGAGCTCTTCGGAGTGGATCAAAG GTCTTAGTTATGCCTGCAGCCGTCATGGGAACAGTACGCTCATTGGAGCGTGACTCTAATGCCTGCAGTGTTGCAAGGGCCGGAGATAATGTATCTGTAACATTGCAAGGTGTTGATGGAAGTAATGTGATTGCAGGAGGTGTGTTATGCCATCCTGACTTTCCTGTTGCAGTTTCTAATCATTTGGAGTTGAAAGTGCTTGTTTTGGATGGTGCAAGCCCTGTATTGATGGGTTCTCAG TTGGAGTTTCATATACACCATGCAAAGGAGCCTGCAAGGGTTTCAAGAATATCATCAATACTTGATCCAAAGACTGGTAAGGTGACCAAAAAGTCACCTCGCTGTCTCACTGCAAAGCAAAGTGCAGTAATTGAG GTAACTTTGCAGGAGCCAGTTTGTGTAGTAGATGTCTCAATTTGTAAAGCTCTTGGCAGGGTATCCCTAAGATCTTCAGGTAGAACAATCGCTGTGGGACTTGTGACGAGAATAATTGAAGAGCTACACTAG